One window from the genome of Microcoleus sp. FACHB-68 encodes:
- a CDS encoding EcsC family protein, with product MSDNQHPAFEPNQPANSGDGISNRNKPADESRKITEVPADSSEDEKNSVWESVTEKVTGVGGAIGNKASQTGKAVVETAANVGEAIGNTASQAGKAVAHAGEAAAKQTQRMFSQAAQGAGVAVAFVGDNPLLRYATQVLQVDWLVRIVDRVDVVKAQEAVQQLKQKHPNQSPSQIAHHLMLEKSFYAGGIGLVTSLVPGVAAATLGVDLMTTTLLQAEMVYQIAAAYGMDLQDPARKGEVLAIFGLALGGSRAIKAGLGLLRTLPAAGAAIGASANAVMLYSLGYAACRFYEAKQNPLTSKETLSQTQAQSEKYQEVALEQQAIMDGILAHLILAGNPGKSRDDIVPELQPLNLSPASLEVISTNLQSPQPLEALLERLNRDFAVALLGQCDKIVKLDQITSPAESEVIATITTKLNTKIDAIQ from the coding sequence ATGAGCGACAACCAGCATCCAGCATTTGAGCCAAATCAACCGGCAAACTCAGGTGATGGGATTTCCAATCGTAACAAGCCGGCAGACGAGTCCCGCAAAATTACTGAGGTGCCGGCAGATTCATCTGAAGATGAAAAAAATTCGGTTTGGGAGTCTGTTACGGAGAAAGTCACCGGCGTTGGCGGTGCAATCGGCAATAAAGCATCGCAGACGGGTAAGGCGGTGGTAGAAACGGCTGCAAATGTGGGAGAAGCTATCGGGAATACGGCATCTCAAGCGGGTAAGGCGGTTGCTCATGCGGGAGAAGCTGCTGCCAAACAAACACAACGAATGTTCTCTCAAGCGGCGCAAGGAGCCGGTGTGGCGGTTGCTTTTGTGGGAGATAACCCACTGTTGCGATATGCCACTCAGGTGTTGCAGGTGGATTGGTTGGTGAGAATTGTGGATCGCGTGGATGTGGTGAAAGCGCAGGAGGCAGTGCAACAGCTCAAGCAAAAACATCCAAATCAATCACCGAGTCAGATTGCTCATCATTTGATGCTGGAGAAGTCGTTTTATGCCGGCGGCATTGGACTGGTAACGAGCTTGGTGCCTGGGGTAGCGGCGGCAACCTTGGGGGTTGATTTGATGACAACAACGCTATTACAAGCGGAAATGGTTTATCAAATCGCTGCCGCCTATGGGATGGATTTGCAAGATCCGGCACGCAAAGGCGAAGTTTTGGCAATTTTCGGGCTGGCGCTAGGCGGATCACGGGCAATTAAAGCCGGCTTGGGGTTGTTGCGGACATTACCGGCAGCCGGTGCGGCGATTGGTGCGAGTGCGAATGCGGTGATGTTGTATTCACTGGGATATGCGGCGTGCCGGTTCTATGAAGCCAAGCAAAACCCGCTCACTTCTAAAGAAACCCTCTCGCAAACTCAGGCGCAGAGCGAGAAATATCAAGAGGTGGCGCTAGAGCAACAAGCGATTATGGATGGCATTTTAGCCCACCTGATTTTAGCCGGCAATCCGGGGAAATCTCGCGACGACATTGTGCCCGAATTGCAACCGCTAAACCTCAGTCCCGCTTCCCTGGAGGTCATTTCTACCAATTTGCAATCCCCTCAACCTTTAGAGGCACTGCTTGAGCGCCTTAATCGTGATTTTGCGGTGGCCCTGCTAGGGCAGTGCGATAAAATCGTTAAACTCGACCAAATTACTTCGCCGGCAGAATCTGAAGTCATCGCAACCATTACAACAAAATTAAATACCAAAATTGACGCAATCCAGTAA
- a CDS encoding tetratricopeptide repeat protein has protein sequence MLAQAPNNLEAEASRLLTQGAQQLKANQVEAAIESWQQALTIYRQLKNRQGEVWTLGNLGAAYYSINNYNKAIEYYQQSLAIAQEINDPKGQLYALGNLGIAYNDLGNYEKAMEYHEQDLALARKLGDKSGEGSALNDLGNVYKALGDYAKALEAYEQSLAFARELKDRRGEANALGNLAVVYKNFGNYTKAIENNEQTLMIMREIGNRGGEAIILSNLGDDYYALSNYPKAIEMYEQSLAIFQSLKHRLGEANALGNLGRTYKAQSNYSKAIEFYRQTLDISREIGYRSGEATTLNLLGTVYHDQGDVTQAINLYQQSLSIAREIRNPSSEGNILGNLASAYQELGEYAKAIEQYEQTLSIMQSLSARQEEATVLGNLGTVYFEVGEYAKAIEKYNQHLAISLEIGDRDGQGNALGNLGIVYREIGEYAKAIDYHEKQLAIAKEIGDRSAEGTALGQIGLVYDDQSEYAQAINYYKQHLAVAREVGNRLGEAKALGNMGLAYHFLNDYEKAIEYDRQSLEIVRDIKNPISEGSILNNLGLSLFRSGNLPEAEKTLRAGIQVLESLRAGLKDNDALKVSIFETQRNTYTTLEQVLIAQNKPEAALEMAERGRARAFIELLAGRLSPETAAQIAPPNIEQIKQIAKQQNATLVEYSIIYDDFNVKNKQSYQESELFIWVVKPTGEVAFRRSDLKSLWQQQNTSLSQLVTNSRESIGVRGRGLGTIARVSETEPANRLQQLHQLLISPIADLLPADPEARVTFIPQKQLFLVPFAALQDQAGKYLIEKHTIVIAPAIQVLDLTHRQRQQISGTKTLVVGNPTMPSISLKPGEPPQQLPSLPGAQREALAIAQILNTQGITGAAATKEAITKQMPAARLIHLATHGLLDDFQGSGIPGAIALAPSKGDTGLLSAGEILQLKLNADLVVLSACDTAGGRITGDGVIGLSRALIGAGVPSTIVSLWAVPDAPTASLMTEFYRHLLQKQDKAQALRSAMLTTMQQHPNPKDWAAFTLIGEAL, from the coding sequence GTGTTAGCACAAGCCCCTAATAACCTTGAAGCAGAAGCATCACGACTGTTAACTCAAGGTGCTCAGCAGTTAAAAGCCAATCAAGTTGAAGCAGCAATTGAATCTTGGCAGCAAGCACTAACTATCTACCGGCAACTTAAAAACCGACAGGGAGAGGTATGGACTTTAGGCAACCTTGGAGCTGCTTACTACAGTATTAATAACTACAATAAAGCGATTGAATACTATCAGCAAAGTTTAGCCATTGCCCAAGAAATCAATGACCCAAAAGGGCAACTATACGCTCTTGGAAATTTGGGAATTGCTTACAATGATTTGGGCAATTATGAAAAGGCGATGGAGTATCACGAGCAAGATTTAGCGCTGGCACGAAAGCTTGGAGATAAATCGGGTGAGGGATCGGCACTTAATGATTTGGGAAATGTATACAAAGCTTTGGGAGACTATGCCAAAGCCCTTGAGGCGTACGAGCAAAGTTTAGCATTTGCACGAGAACTCAAAGATCGCCGGGGAGAAGCGAATGCGCTGGGCAATCTTGCAGTTGTTTACAAGAATTTTGGCAATTATACCAAAGCAATTGAAAATAACGAGCAGACGCTCATGATTATGCGAGAAATTGGCAATCGGGGAGGAGAAGCTATCATTTTATCGAACTTAGGCGATGATTATTATGCACTAAGCAATTATCCCAAAGCGATTGAAATGTATGAGCAAAGTTTAGCGATCTTTCAATCCCTCAAACATCGGCTGGGAGAAGCGAATGCGTTGGGCAATTTAGGACGCACCTACAAAGCGCAAAGCAACTATTCCAAGGCAATAGAATTTTACCGGCAGACTTTAGATATCTCGCGAGAAATTGGCTATCGCAGTGGTGAGGCAACCACGCTCAACTTGTTGGGAACGGTTTACCACGATCAAGGTGACGTGACTCAGGCGATTAATTTATATCAGCAGAGTTTGAGCATTGCACGAGAAATTCGCAATCCTTCAAGTGAGGGGAATATTCTGGGAAATTTGGCAAGTGCTTACCAGGAGTTGGGCGAGTATGCCAAGGCAATTGAACAATACGAGCAGACTTTATCAATTATGCAATCCCTAAGCGCTCGCCAGGAAGAGGCAACAGTGCTGGGCAATCTCGGAACAGTCTATTTTGAGGTGGGAGAGTATGCCAAAGCAATTGAAAAGTACAACCAACACTTAGCGATTTCCTTAGAAATTGGCGATCGTGATGGGCAGGGAAACGCGCTGGGAAATTTGGGAATTGTTTACCGCGAGATAGGCGAGTATGCTAAAGCGATTGATTACCACGAGAAACAACTGGCGATTGCTAAAGAAATTGGTGATCGCAGCGCAGAGGGGACGGCTTTGGGACAGATCGGTCTTGTTTACGATGACCAGAGTGAGTACGCCCAAGCTATTAATTACTATAAGCAGCATTTGGCGGTGGCGCGAGAAGTTGGCAACCGACTGGGGGAAGCAAAGGCGCTGGGAAATATGGGATTGGCTTATCATTTCCTGAATGATTATGAGAAAGCTATAGAATATGACCGGCAGAGTTTGGAGATTGTCAGGGACATTAAAAATCCGATTTCAGAAGGGTCTATTCTAAATAATTTAGGGCTGTCCCTGTTTCGATCTGGAAATTTACCTGAAGCCGAAAAAACGCTGCGTGCCGGCATTCAAGTTTTAGAATCTCTCAGAGCCGGTTTAAAAGATAATGATGCGCTGAAAGTGTCAATCTTTGAAACCCAAAGAAATACCTACACGACATTGGAACAAGTGTTAATTGCTCAAAATAAACCCGAAGCAGCGCTGGAAATGGCAGAGCGAGGGCGAGCTAGAGCATTTATAGAATTATTAGCAGGCCGGCTATCTCCTGAAACTGCTGCTCAAATTGCGCCGCCAAATATCGAGCAAATTAAACAAATTGCCAAACAGCAAAATGCAACATTAGTTGAATATTCCATTATTTATGATGATTTCAATGTTAAAAATAAACAAAGTTATCAAGAATCAGAATTATTTATTTGGGTGGTTAAGCCGACAGGTGAAGTTGCATTTCGTCGAAGCGATCTCAAATCCCTATGGCAACAACAAAATACGTCTCTTTCCCAACTCGTTACTAACAGCCGAGAATCTATAGGTGTTCGGGGTCGCGGGTTGGGAACCATTGCGAGGGTGAGTGAAACTGAGCCGGCAAATCGGCTGCAACAACTTCATCAGTTACTTATTTCACCGATTGCAGATTTGTTGCCGGCAGATCCAGAAGCCCGTGTGACATTTATCCCGCAAAAACAACTATTTCTCGTTCCTTTCGCCGCTTTACAAGATCAAGCCGGCAAATACCTGATTGAAAAACACACAATTGTCATAGCGCCGGCAATTCAAGTGCTGGATTTAACCCACCGGCAACGGCAACAAATTTCAGGGACAAAGACGTTGGTTGTTGGCAATCCCACGATGCCAAGCATTTCGTTAAAACCAGGAGAGCCGCCCCAGCAGTTACCCAGTTTACCAGGGGCACAACGGGAAGCCTTGGCGATTGCTCAAATACTCAACACTCAAGGGATCACCGGCGCTGCTGCCACCAAGGAGGCAATTACAAAGCAAATGCCTGCCGCGCGGCTAATTCATTTGGCAACCCACGGCTTATTAGATGATTTTCAGGGATCAGGCATACCGGGGGCAATTGCACTCGCCCCTTCTAAAGGTGACACAGGTTTGCTGAGTGCCGGTGAAATTTTACAGCTGAAACTTAATGCCGATTTAGTCGTCCTCAGTGCTTGTGATACGGCTGGGGGACGCATCACCGGCGATGGGGTTATTGGGTTATCTCGCGCTTTGATTGGTGCCGGTGTGCCTAGCACGATTGTGTCACTGTGGGCAGTTCCAGACGCCCCAACCGCATCCTTAATGACTGAATTTTACCGGCATCTTCTGCAAAAGCAGGACAAAGCCCAAGCCCTCCGCAGCGCCATGCTTACCACGATGCAACAACACCCCAATCCCAAGGACTGGGCCGCTTTTACTCTGATTGGTGAGGCATTATAA
- a CDS encoding pentapeptide repeat-containing protein has protein sequence MQELLSSMPQPDCLSMNLTGIPRKTGPVGEQIDLSVTLNFDESWQSVLEGRFKFGLIRGRLRLKLENCKMLQESQQEAGSDMVTLIDEPAAEKPNPCQCQVITGGGETEPSWIFAAPSSQAVLQGSLKNFPLGTLQVTSLPCQVQAIFDVLPADTEITEIEGLWPPEISPNKLSILEKKLTGAIVEFNLKPSLIRVAALQYTSLQEQSSWSSNGSEDSAIAPAELAEVIDKIVADQTNDFFELAKLAELNPAEDFAGANLLGVTLVGVDLSGANLVGANLRGALLNDADLSSANLSGANLAGADLSGALLSDANIMNADLHLCGLALANLSGANLAGANLREASLSNANLSGANLSGANLTDADLNHAGLVLTNLADVELAGANVEGARFRNDSGISRQMQEALQERGAILEDL, from the coding sequence ATGCAAGAACTTCTCTCCTCCATGCCTCAGCCAGACTGCTTATCAATGAATTTGACCGGCATCCCTAGAAAAACCGGCCCAGTTGGCGAGCAAATTGACTTATCCGTAACCCTCAACTTCGATGAATCGTGGCAGTCGGTGTTGGAGGGGCGCTTCAAATTTGGCCTGATCCGGGGCCGGCTAAGGCTGAAGCTCGAAAACTGCAAAATGCTGCAAGAGTCGCAGCAGGAAGCCGGCAGTGACATGGTAACGCTGATAGACGAGCCGGCAGCCGAAAAGCCCAATCCCTGCCAGTGTCAGGTGATCACCGGCGGGGGTGAGACAGAACCCAGCTGGATATTTGCAGCTCCATCTAGCCAAGCTGTTCTCCAAGGTTCTCTCAAGAATTTCCCTTTGGGAACGTTGCAAGTCACGAGTCTGCCTTGCCAAGTGCAAGCGATCTTTGATGTGTTGCCGGCAGATACAGAAATTACTGAAATTGAGGGATTGTGGCCACCTGAAATCAGCCCAAACAAACTTTCTATTTTAGAAAAAAAATTAACGGGGGCAATTGTTGAGTTTAACCTCAAGCCTTCTCTGATTCGGGTGGCGGCGCTGCAATATACTTCGCTGCAAGAACAGTCATCTTGGAGTAGTAACGGCAGTGAAGATTCGGCAATCGCGCCGGCTGAACTTGCAGAAGTTATTGACAAGATTGTGGCAGATCAAACCAATGATTTTTTCGAGTTGGCTAAACTGGCGGAACTTAATCCCGCTGAAGATTTTGCCGGTGCAAATTTGCTAGGCGTAACCTTAGTGGGTGTGGATTTGAGTGGGGCAAATCTTGTTGGGGCAAACCTGCGGGGTGCGCTGCTTAATGATGCGGATCTGTCCAGTGCAAATTTAAGTGGGGCAAATCTTGCCGGTGCCGATCTCAGCGGTGCTTTGTTGAGTGATGCAAATATCATGAATGCGGATTTGCATCTTTGTGGGTTAGCTTTAGCAAATTTAAGCGGGGCGAATCTTGCCGGCGCGAATTTGAGGGAGGCAAGTTTGAGCAATGCCAATTTAAGCGGGGCGAATCTTAGCGGGGCAAATCTGACGGATGCGGATTTAAATCATGCGGGGTTGGTGTTAACAAATCTTGCCGATGTTGAGCTTGCCGGTGCCAATGTGGAGGGGGCGCGATTTCGCAATGATTCTGGAATTTCTAGACAAATGCAGGAAGCATTGCAAGAACGCGGTGCAATTTTAGAGGATTTATAG
- a CDS encoding caspase family protein, with protein MSRIKRRQFLQFTGSFLSTLGLSQLDIQQQGNKMGKLLAQSTPRKLALLVGINQYAEDAGFSNLQGCITDVELQRQLLTYRFGFNPKDILTLTDAQATRTGILKAFEEHLIKQAKPGDVVVFHYSGHGSQVVDPDKDYPDGLNSTFVPADSKLPPDYPVKGGAVQDIMGHTLFLLMSALQTENVTAVLDSCHSGGGTRGNFRVRSRDGGRQLEASAAEFEYQQQWLSRLNLSPEEFIKQRRAGIAKGAVIASTKRNQLAADSPFSDFFAGAFTYLMTQYLWQQTGTEVLANAIPNIARSTTQLSFSRQEPIFEVKPNSGNDNKPLYFINRQTQPAEAVVTNVNGDQATLWLGGLDPQSLAAFGKGAVLTVVDARGGEQGLVQLESRNGLIGQGKLLQNAQPGSLLQERARGIPTDINLRIGLDLSLGNDAGSAKQAIDAIRRIEVVPVQQKEVHYILGRMTGTYRQELQSRQIPNLPAVDSIGLFSPSLEVIPNSFGAAGEPVSAAVSRLQAKLKSLLAARIVKLTLNSNSSRLNLVVSMTPENQSQVLAQSFTARGGGQPSVQPKVASTVTQLPLQTPIQFQIENKESRDLYLSVLVIDSSGEISVVFPNQWTASDDVTRVSAGQTLAIPDSNKDGFKLITQEPKGLTEVLIVASSFPLRKALQALRQLSSQTGVGRGPVTLNQPAEVMGDLLDDLGETSRGMPAAAINPAVRGIDTTQMAALSISFEVI; from the coding sequence ATGTCCCGCATTAAGCGCCGTCAGTTTTTGCAATTCACCGGCTCTTTTCTTTCAACTTTAGGTTTAAGCCAGCTAGATATACAGCAGCAAGGCAACAAAATGGGTAAATTGCTGGCTCAAAGCACCCCGCGCAAACTTGCCTTGCTGGTGGGAATTAATCAATACGCTGAAGATGCCGGTTTTTCAAATTTACAAGGCTGCATCACGGATGTAGAATTACAGCGGCAACTGCTGACCTACAGATTTGGTTTCAATCCGAAGGATATCCTGACACTGACAGACGCGCAAGCCACACGAACCGGCATTTTAAAGGCGTTTGAAGAACATTTAATTAAACAAGCCAAACCGGGAGATGTGGTGGTATTTCACTACTCCGGACACGGATCTCAAGTCGTCGATCCAGATAAAGATTATCCTGATGGTTTGAATAGTACCTTTGTGCCGGCAGATAGTAAACTACCGCCCGATTATCCCGTGAAAGGCGGTGCTGTGCAAGACATTATGGGGCACACGCTATTTTTATTAATGTCGGCATTGCAGACAGAAAATGTAACGGCGGTGCTCGATAGCTGCCACTCCGGCGGAGGTACGCGGGGGAATTTCCGGGTGCGATCCCGTGATGGCGGCAGACAACTCGAAGCGAGTGCGGCTGAGTTTGAATATCAACAGCAATGGCTTTCACGGCTGAATCTTTCTCCAGAAGAATTTATCAAACAGCGTCGCGCCGGCATCGCGAAAGGTGCGGTGATTGCCTCGACAAAACGTAATCAATTAGCTGCTGATTCGCCCTTCAGCGACTTTTTTGCCGGCGCATTTACTTATTTAATGACGCAATATCTCTGGCAGCAAACCGGCACAGAAGTGTTGGCTAATGCGATTCCGAATATTGCCCGCAGTACCACCCAGCTTTCCTTCAGCCGGCAAGAACCGATATTTGAAGTTAAACCGAATAGCGGCAACGATAACAAACCCCTGTATTTTATCAACCGGCAAACGCAGCCGGCGGAAGCAGTTGTTACTAATGTTAACGGCGATCAAGCCACATTATGGCTAGGAGGACTCGATCCCCAAAGCCTTGCTGCATTTGGGAAAGGGGCGGTTCTCACCGTTGTGGACGCCCGTGGTGGCGAACAAGGACTGGTACAGTTAGAATCTCGAAATGGATTAATTGGGCAGGGAAAATTGCTGCAAAACGCCCAGCCGGGATCGCTATTGCAGGAACGCGCACGGGGCATTCCCACCGACATAAATCTCCGCATCGGTTTAGATTTGTCTCTTGGTAACGATGCCGGCAGCGCCAAACAAGCCATCGACGCGATCAGACGCATTGAAGTGGTGCCGGTGCAACAAAAAGAGGTGCACTACATTTTAGGACGGATGACCGGCACGTATCGCCAAGAATTACAGTCTAGGCAAATTCCCAATCTTCCAGCCGTGGATAGTATTGGCTTATTTTCCCCCAGTTTGGAAGTGATTCCTAATTCCTTTGGGGCTGCCGGTGAGCCGGTGAGTGCTGCGGTGAGCCGGTTGCAAGCTAAACTCAAATCACTTCTCGCCGCGCGAATTGTCAAACTTACTCTTAATAGTAATTCCTCGCGGTTGAATTTAGTTGTCTCCATGACGCCAGAAAATCAAAGCCAAGTTTTAGCGCAGTCATTCACGGCGCGGGGTGGGGGACAACCCAGTGTTCAGCCAAAGGTTGCATCAACTGTTACGCAACTGCCCTTACAAACACCGATTCAATTTCAAATTGAGAATAAAGAATCTCGCGATCTTTATCTCAGTGTATTGGTGATTGATTCTAGTGGCGAAATTTCAGTGGTTTTTCCTAATCAGTGGACAGCATCGGATGACGTAACACGGGTGAGTGCCGGCCAGACTCTAGCAATTCCAGACTCAAATAAAGATGGATTTAAACTGATTACCCAGGAACCCAAAGGTTTGACTGAAGTCTTGATTGTTGCCAGCAGTTTTCCCCTACGAAAAGCCCTTCAGGCATTGCGTCAATTATCCTCTCAAACGGGAGTAGGACGAGGCCCCGTGACTTTAAATCAGCCGGCGGAAGTGATGGGAGATTTACTCGATGACTTAGGAGAAACCAGTCGCGGGATGCCGGCGGCAGCAATTAATCCTGCGGTTCGTGGCATCGACACAACCCAAATGGCAGCACTCTCAATAAGTTTTGAAGTGATTTGA
- a CDS encoding potassium channel family protein: protein MSQEIKSRVYEILESSDSEDWLSRFDDISVTVLVILDVTDFVLATSQEIYSKYEVFLSNIELIAVIYFTILYLLQLWSCTADARYSHRFWGRLQYAVSPLVVIDLMAIIPFFLRVMFPHVQLIESTEILRLLRLLKLIRYSESLQTILKVINGKKDELIMTVVAVIILLIFASSIMFLVENEAQPEAFPSISAAMWWGVVTLTTVGYGDVYPVTPVGKLFGAALAFIGIGLFALPAGIIASGFSEEIQKRKRPELEAKPWTKERQQAMTTHIEQSAELMKFCIETAKKQFGDSFENEEIIRDLAISLYKEAVGKFKVH from the coding sequence ATGAGTCAAGAAATTAAAAGCAGAGTTTATGAAATTTTAGAATCATCTGATTCTGAGGATTGGCTGAGCCGATTCGACGATATTAGCGTAACTGTGCTGGTAATTTTAGATGTTACTGATTTTGTTTTGGCGACTTCTCAGGAAATTTATTCCAAGTATGAGGTATTTTTATCAAATATTGAATTAATTGCCGTTATCTATTTTACAATTTTGTATCTTTTGCAGCTTTGGTCATGCACAGCAGATGCTAGATACTCACATCGTTTTTGGGGAAGATTGCAATATGCCGTGAGTCCTTTAGTGGTGATTGACTTAATGGCGATTATTCCTTTTTTCTTGCGCGTGATGTTTCCGCACGTGCAATTAATCGAATCAACAGAAATTTTGCGATTGTTGCGACTACTAAAATTAATTAGATATTCAGAATCTCTGCAAACTATTCTGAAAGTTATCAACGGCAAAAAAGATGAATTAATTATGACGGTTGTAGCGGTGATTATTTTGTTAATATTTGCATCTAGTATCATGTTTTTGGTGGAAAATGAAGCGCAACCTGAAGCGTTTCCCAGCATTTCAGCGGCGATGTGGTGGGGAGTGGTAACATTAACAACGGTGGGGTATGGAGATGTTTACCCGGTAACGCCGGTGGGAAAATTATTTGGCGCAGCCCTTGCTTTTATTGGGATTGGATTGTTTGCGCTGCCGGCTGGAATTATTGCTTCAGGGTTTTCTGAAGAAATCCAAAAAAGAAAGCGTCCTGAACTTGAGGCAAAACCTTGGACAAAAGAACGACAGCAGGCAATGACAACCCATATTGAACAATCAGCAGAGTTAATGAAATTCTGCATAGAGACAGCGAAGAAACAGTTTGGCGATAGTTTTGAGAATGAAGAAATTATCCGAGACTTAGCGATTTCCCTATATAAGGAAGCAGTGGGTAAGTTTAAGGTTCATTGA
- a CDS encoding glycoside hydrolase family 57 protein, with protein MAIGYLALVLHAHLPFVRHPESDYVLEEEWLYEAITETYIPLLRVFEGLKQDGIDFKITMSMTPPLVSMLRDPLLQERYSEHLAKLEELAEMEVEHNKHNGHIRYLAEHYATEFHEAREYWEHHKGDLVSAFKQFSDTNNLEIITCGATHGYLPLMKMYPQAVWSQIQVACEHYEENFGRSPKGIWLPECAYYEGLDRMLADAGLRYFLTDGHGILYARPRPRFGTYAPIYTECGVAAFGRDHESSQQVWSSEVGYPGAAEYREFYKDLGWEAEYDYIKPYIMPNGQRKNVGIKYHKITGRGLGLGDKALYDPYWAREKTAEHAGNFMFNRERQVQHLHGIMQRPPIIVSPYDAELFGHWWYEGPSFINYLFRKSWYDQGTYSMTHLADYLRENPAQQVARPSQSSWGYKGFHEYWLNDTNAWVYPHLHKAAERMIELGKLEPADELEWRALNQAAREVLLAQSSDWAFIMRTGTMVPYAVRRTRSHLMRFNKLYDEIKMGKIDSGWLEKVEEIDNIFPNINYRVYRPL; from the coding sequence ATGGCTATTGGCTACCTCGCCCTTGTTCTACACGCCCATCTTCCCTTTGTCCGACACCCTGAAAGTGATTATGTATTAGAAGAAGAATGGCTATATGAAGCCATCACAGAAACCTACATTCCTTTACTGCGAGTATTTGAAGGATTAAAGCAAGACGGCATTGACTTCAAAATAACCATGAGCATGACACCGCCATTGGTGTCAATGCTGCGCGATCCACTACTGCAAGAACGCTACAGCGAACACTTGGCCAAACTTGAAGAACTGGCCGAGATGGAAGTTGAACATAACAAACATAATGGCCATATCCGCTACCTTGCCGAGCACTACGCCACAGAGTTTCACGAAGCTCGCGAGTATTGGGAGCATCATAAAGGCGATCTTGTTAGCGCCTTCAAGCAGTTCTCAGACACTAACAATCTAGAAATCATCACCTGCGGGGCGACCCACGGCTACCTGCCGCTGATGAAAATGTATCCCCAGGCAGTTTGGTCGCAAATTCAAGTTGCCTGCGAACACTACGAAGAAAACTTTGGCAGGTCTCCTAAAGGAATTTGGCTGCCGGAATGCGCCTACTATGAAGGGCTAGACCGGATGCTTGCCGATGCCGGCTTGCGTTATTTCCTCACTGATGGCCACGGCATCCTCTATGCGCGTCCCCGCCCACGCTTTGGCACCTACGCCCCCATCTATACTGAGTGTGGCGTCGCTGCCTTCGGTCGCGATCATGAATCCTCACAACAAGTTTGGTCGTCTGAAGTCGGCTATCCCGGTGCCGCAGAATATCGGGAATTTTACAAAGACTTGGGTTGGGAAGCGGAATACGATTACATCAAACCCTACATCATGCCCAACGGCCAGCGGAAGAACGTTGGCATCAAATACCACAAGATCACAGGTCGAGGTCTGGGTTTAGGAGATAAAGCGCTTTACGATCCTTACTGGGCACGGGAAAAGACGGCTGAACACGCCGGCAACTTCATGTTCAACCGTGAACGCCAAGTGCAACACCTGCACGGCATCATGCAGCGTCCTCCCATTATCGTTTCACCCTACGACGCTGAGTTATTCGGTCACTGGTGGTATGAAGGCCCTTCGTTTATCAATTACCTGTTCCGCAAGAGTTGGTATGACCAAGGGACATATAGCATGACCCACTTGGCCGATTACCTGCGCGAGAACCCCGCTCAGCAAGTCGCCCGCCCCTCCCAATCGAGTTGGGGTTATAAGGGTTTCCACGAATACTGGCTCAATGATACCAATGCCTGGGTTTATCCCCATTTGCACAAAGCCGCAGAACGGATGATTGAGCTGGGCAAGCTTGAGCCGGCAGATGAGCTGGAGTGGCGGGCGCTCAATCAAGCAGCGCGGGAAGTCTTGCTGGCACAATCTTCTGACTGGGCCTTTATTATGCGTACCGGCACAATGGTGCCCTATGCCGTGCGCCGGACGCGCTCACACCTGATGCGCTTCAATAAGCTCTACGACGAAATTAAGATGGGCAAAATTGATAGCGGCTGGCTGGAAAAAGTCGAAGAAATCGACAATATCTTCCCCAACATCAACTACCGCGTCTACCGGCCTTTGTAA